The DNA window GGCTAAGTAGAACCGATCTAGAGGCGCTGCGCGCCATCGCCGAAAGGCTGATGAAACTACCGGTCGGCCCCAGGGCACTCTCGGCCATCGACCTCGCCTCGCGGCAACTCAAATCACTGCGCAACAGGATCGCCCACGCGCTCCCAGAAGCGCCGCGCCCGGCCTACGCGCTCGATGAGGATGACGAGGATGCCTGACGTTTCCGTCCTCGACGTTCGCCTCTATGGCGACAAGATCGCAACGCTCACGCTCATTGCGGGCGATCGTACGCTGTTTGCCTTCGACAAGGCCTATATCGACAATCCCGAGCGGCCGACGCTCAGCCTGTCGTTCAAGGACCAGTTCGGGCAGCTCCTGACCGAATTCCGGCCGGTCAATGTCAGGGTGCCTCCGTTCTTTGCGAACCTCCTGCCGGAAGGACCGCTGCGGACCTACCTTGCCGAACGGGCTGGCGTCAGCGAAAAGCGCGAATTCTTCCTGCTCTGGATTCTCGGCCGCGACCTTCCCGGCGCGCTCACCATCGTGCCGGCTGACGCGGAAGCCTGGCCAGACCTCAAGGACGCAGGCGACGCGGAAGCACGTCGCGCGCGTCGGACCAATGCCCTGCGATTTTCACTCGCGGGCGTGCAGTTGAAGTTCTCGGCGGTGCAGAACACCGGCAAGGGCGGCGGGCTCACGATCCCCGCTGACGGCGTCGGCGGTTCGTGGATCGTCAAGCTTCCCTCACAGCTCTACGACGGCGTCCCCGAAAACGAATTCTCGATGATGAGTCTCGCGGCCAGGCTCGGCATGGATGTGCCAGAGGTCCAACTCCTCGACGTCGATGCGATCGACGGCCTTCCCGAGGGCATGCGGAGGATGAAGGGCCAGGCACTCGCCATCCGGCGCTTCGACCGCACCGGCGACGGTCCGGTGCATATCGAGGATTTCGCCCAGGTGTTCGGCGTATGGCCGGACGACAAATACAAGCGCGCAAGCGCACGCAACATTGCGACCGTGCTTGGCGTTGAGGCTGGAGACGACAGCGCCTGCGAGTTCATCCGCCGGCTCGTCTTCAACACGCTGATCGGCAATGCCGACATGCACCTCAAGAACTGGTCTGTGATCTATCCCGATCGGCGCTCAGCAGTGCTCGCTCCAGCCTATGATTTCGTGTCGACAGTTCCCTACATCCCAGATGAGTTCGCCGCGATCAAATATGCCCGCACCAAGCGCATGCGCGAGCTCTCGCTCGACGAACTCCGCTACCTCGCGGCGAAGGCGCACCTGCCTGAGAAACTGGTCGTCGATACCGCGCGCGAAACGGTCACCCGATTCCGCGAGGAATGGCCGGAGGCGAAGAAGACGCTCCCCGTTGCATCCGCCGTCGCCGACGCGATTGACGCACATCTGAAAAACCTCGCGCTGATCTCCGAGGCCTGAACAATGGGCCTGCAGCCGACGATCCGTCGATCCGCGCCGCCCGCGATCCGACCGTCCGGCTATCGCCCGGGCACGCCGGTCCTGGGCGTGTCGAGACCGGCGTCGATGTCCTCACTGATTTCTTGCCGCAGCTTTGGTCCTCTCGCCAGGCGCCGGCCGAGCGCGGTGACGAAGGCGTCATAGCGCTCGCCAGCCTTGGCGTGAGCAGCCTGCGCCGCGGGCTCGGGCAAAGCCGGTGTTGTCGCCAGCCAGAAGCGGACGAAAACGGCGAGCGTCTCAACGGCAATTGCGAGATCGCGCTCCTGGCGTGTCATGCGACGATCGAGCTGGTCGAGTCGCTTGGTAATCGCCGCCTCCTGCCGCTCGGCGGCATCGGGCGAGAGGAACGATTCGATGGCCGCCTCCGCGACGAGCGACCGAGAAAAATCACGGCGCGCCGCATGTTCGGCCAGCCTGCTCATCACCTTCGGGTCAAGATAGACGGACAGGCGCTGCTTGCGAGGTTGCTTCGCCATCGGAGCCTCACATATCCACGCCGTCCCCCGGGTCGAGCGATGCCTGTCGAGCAATGCCCTGCATAAGGCGCGTCAGTCGACGGTTGCGAGCAACTTCGTCCTCGATGTCGTCGGGGTGATCGATCTCGAATTCGTTTTCGATCGCAGGCTCCACGGCCGGCTCGACACGGCTGAGTTCAGGTTGGCGACGACGCTCGGACTGGGTCGGGTCGTCATCCCTGGCCGGAGGCGCCGCCGTGGCCTCGGCGGTCTGCCGACAGGAGGGCGGCGGCAGTGTGGTCCAGTCGTCGGGTTTCCCCTCCACCGCCGACACAAGCATCGGCGATGGCAGTATCCGCTCTCGCATCCTGCGCGGCCAACGTGTTCACGCCGATTGCGAGTGCGCTGGCGACCCATGCCGCCGAAACTCTGCGACCGATGATGCGCTGGCCGTCATCGGTCTGAAGGCGATAGACGCGGCTCGATTCGTTGGGCAGCCGTTTCCAGATCGGCAGCAGCAAGCCCGCGACGATGTGGATGGTCGAATCGGAGAACGCGGGGATGCCAGCAACCTCGGCGCTCCACGCCGCCTCGAAAGCGTCGCGATCCGCGTTGCCCCAGTGGCTCTCCTCCATCATGCGCAGTGAGGCATGATGTTGCTCCATTGGCCGGATCAGGCGCACCCGTCGCTCGATCTCGCCGTCGTCGAGCATCAATGAGGGCGCCGGAAGTTGCACGGCGGCACGGCCTGACCGTTCGTTGATGAGGAGAACGGCATGTGGCTCGTCGAGATGGGCGACAGCCTCCCCGGCTGACATGGGTCGATTGCGCTGGCGCTGGGCGATGGTGAGGAGCTGCGTCTCAGCGCCGGTGCCCGGATGGGTGTAGATCGTGCGCC is part of the Mesorhizobium loti genome and encodes:
- a CDS encoding type II toxin-antitoxin system HipA family toxin; its protein translation is MPDVSVLDVRLYGDKIATLTLIAGDRTLFAFDKAYIDNPERPTLSLSFKDQFGQLLTEFRPVNVRVPPFFANLLPEGPLRTYLAERAGVSEKREFFLLWILGRDLPGALTIVPADAEAWPDLKDAGDAEARRARRTNALRFSLAGVQLKFSAVQNTGKGGGLTIPADGVGGSWIVKLPSQLYDGVPENEFSMMSLAARLGMDVPEVQLLDVDAIDGLPEGMRRMKGQALAIRRFDRTGDGPVHIEDFAQVFGVWPDDKYKRASARNIATVLGVEAGDDSACEFIRRLVFNTLIGNADMHLKNWSVIYPDRRSAVLAPAYDFVSTVPYIPDEFAAIKYARTKRMRELSLDELRYLAAKAHLPEKLVVDTARETVTRFREEWPEAKKTLPVASAVADAIDAHLKNLALISEA
- a CDS encoding ribbon-helix-helix protein, CopG family, with protein sequence MAKQPRKQRLSVYLDPKVMSRLAEHAARRDFSRSLVAEAAIESFLSPDAAERQEAAITKRLDQLDRRMTRQERDLAIAVETLAVFVRFWLATTPALPEPAAQAAHAKAGERYDAFVTALGRRLARGPKLRQEISEDIDAGLDTPRTGVPGR